Proteins from one Symbiobacterium terraclitae genomic window:
- a CDS encoding MerR family transcriptional regulator yields MEKGVPPDAVYSMGVVERITGLTARQVRYWEKHGLIAPARTKGRHRMYTEADLIRLKEIKRLVASGMNMEQVKAYLARRKAAPAQGQAPVLPAERIAERLPTLSAGPVRSLYTGANRAELQRLIDRKPSP; encoded by the coding sequence GTGGAAAAAGGGGTTCCTCCGGACGCTGTTTACTCGATGGGCGTGGTGGAGCGCATCACCGGGCTTACCGCCCGCCAGGTGCGGTACTGGGAGAAGCACGGGCTGATCGCCCCCGCCCGCACGAAGGGACGGCACCGCATGTACACCGAGGCAGACCTGATCCGCCTGAAAGAGATCAAGCGGCTGGTCGCGTCGGGCATGAACATGGAGCAGGTGAAGGCCTATCTGGCCAGGCGCAAGGCGGCGCCCGCGCAGGGGCAGGCGCCCGTGCTGCCGGCCGAACGGATTGCCGAGCGCCTGCCGACGCTGTCGGCCGGGCCCGTGCGCTCCCTGTACACCGGAGCGAACCGCGCCGAACTTCAGCGGCTGATCGACCGGAAGCCGTCCCCCTGA